One Corvus moneduloides isolate bCorMon1 chromosome 24, bCorMon1.pri, whole genome shotgun sequence DNA segment encodes these proteins:
- the GRM4 gene encoding metabotropic glutamate receptor 4 isoform X1: MSGGHFCMERLSFCLLLSACSWGWAPGGAAKPKGQGYPHMNSIRIDGDITLGGLFPVHGRGAEGKACGELKKEKGIHRLEAMLFALDRINNDPDLLPNITLGARILDTCSRDTHALEQSLTFVQALIEKDSTEVRCVSGGPPIITKPERVVGVIGASGSSVSIMVANILRLFKIPQISYASTAPDLSDNSRYDFFSRVVPSDTYQAQAMVDIVKALKWNYVSTLASEGSYGESGVEAFIQKSREDGGVCVAQSVKIPREPKPGEFDKIIRRLLETSHARAVIIFANEDDIRRVLEAAKRANQTGHFIWMGSDSWGSKIAPVLHLEEVAEGSVTILPKRVSVRGFDRYFSSRTLDNNRRNIWFAEFWEENFHCKLSRHALRKGSSIKKCTNRERIGQDSSYEQEGKVQFVIDAVYAMGHALHNMHKNLCPGKVGLCPRMDPVDGVELLKYIRNVNFSGIAGTPVTFNENGDAPGRYDIYQYQIRNSTPEYKVIGQWTDHLHLKVENMLWPGGGSQQPSSICSLPCKPGERKKLVKGIPCCWHCERCDGYQYQLDEFHCKRCHFNERPNENHTSCTPIPIIKLEWSSPWAVVPVFIAIVGIIATLFVVITFVRYNDTPIVKASGRELSYVLLTGIFLCYATTFLMIAEPDLSTCSLRRIFLGLGMSISYAALLTKTNRIYRIFEQGKKSVSAPRFISPASQLVITFSLISLQLVGVCIWFIVDPSHSVIDYEDQRTTNPHFARGILKCDISDLSLICLLGYSMLLMVTCTVYAIKTRGVPETFNEAKPIGFTMYTTCIVWLAFIPIFFGTSQSAEKMYIQTTTLTISVSLSASVSLGMLYMPKVYIILFHPEQNVPKRKRSLKAVVTAATMSNKFSQKGGFRPNGEAKSELCENLETQALATKQTYVSYSNHAI; encoded by the exons ATGAGTGGGGGTCACTTTTGCATGGAGCGTTTGtccttctgcctcctcctgaGTGCCTGCAGCTGGGGGTGGGCGCCCGGGGGTGCCGCCAAGCCCAAAGGCCAGGGCTACCCGCACATGAACTCCATCCGCATCGACGGGGACATCACGCTCGGGGGGCTCTTCCCCGTGCATGGCCGGGGCGCCGAGGGCAAAGCCTGCGGGGAGCTGAAGAAGGAGAAGGGCATCCATCGCCTGGAGGCCATGCTCTTCGCCCTGGACCGCATCAACAACGACCCCGACCTGCTGCCCAACATCACGCTGGGTGCCCGCATCCTGGACACGTGCTCGCGGGACACGCACGCCCTGGAGCAGTCGCTGACCTTCGTGCAGGCCCTCATCGAGAAGGACAGCACCGAGGTGCGCTGTGTCAGTGGGGGACCCCCCATCATCACCAAGCCAGAGCGGGTGGTCGGCGTCATCGGCGCCTCGGGCAGCTCCGTGTCCATCATGGTGGCCAACATCCTGCGGCTCTTCAAG ATCCCCCAGATCAGCTACGCCTCCACGGCGCCGGACCTGAGCGACAACAGCCGCTACGACTTCTTCTCCCGCGTCGTCCCCTCGGACACTTACCAGGCCCAGGCCATGGTGGACATTGTCAAAGCCCTCAAGTGGAATTACGTCTCCACCTTGGCCTCCGAGGGCAGCTACGGTGAAAGCGGGGTGGAGGCCTTCATCCAAAAGTCCAGGGAGGATG GCGGGGTCTGCGTGGCCCAGTCCGTGAAGATCCCGAGGGAGCCCAAGCCGGGCGAGTTTGACAAGATCATCCGCCGCCTCCTGGAGACCTCCCATGCCCGCGCCGTCATCATCTTCGCCAACGAGGATGATATCAG AAGGGTGCTGGAGGCAGCCAAGAGAGCGAACCAGACAGGGCACTTCATCTGGATGGGCTCGGACAGCTGGGGCTCCAAAATTGCTCCTGTCCTGCACCTGGAGGAGGTGGCCGAGGGCTCTGTCACCATCTTGCCCAAGCGGGTCTCAGTCAGAG GTTTCGACCGCTACTTCTCCAGCAGGACCCTGGACAACAACCGCCGGAACATCTGGTTTGCTGAGTTCTGGGAGGAGAATTTCCACTGCAAGCTGAGCCGGCACGCACTcaggaagggcagcagcatcAAGAAATGCACCA ACCGGGAGCGGATCGGCCAGGACTCCTCGTACgagcaggaggggaaggtgcAGTTTGTCATCGACGCCGTCTACGCCATGGGACACGCCCTGCACAACATGCACAAGAACCTGTGCCCCGGCAAGGTGGGGCTGTGCCCCCGCATGGACCCGGTGGACGGTGTGGAGCTGCTCAAGTACATCCGCAACGTCAACTTCTCAG GCATTGCTGGGACTCCTGTGACATTCAATGAGAacggagatgctccagggcGTTACGACATCTACCAGTACCAGATCAGGAACTCCACCCCTGAGTACAAAGTCATCGGGCAGTGGACAGACCACCTGCACCTCAAG GTGGAGAATATGCTGTGGCCGGGGGGCGGGAGCCAGCAGCCCAGTTCCATCTGCAGCCTGCCCTGCAAGCCGGGCGAGAGGAAGAAGCTGGTGAAGGGCatcccctgctgctggcactgcgAGCGCTGCGACGGCTACCAGTACCAGCTGGACGAGTTCCACTGCAAGCGCTGCCACTTCAACGAGCGGCCCAACGAGAACCACACCAGCTGCACGCCCATCCCCATCATCAAGCTGGAGTGGAGCTCGCCCTGGGCTGTGGTGCCCGTGTTCATCGCCATCGTGGGCATCATCGCCACCCTGTTCGTGGTGATCACCTTCGTGCGCTACAACGACACGCCCATCGTCAAGGCGTCGGGGCGGGAGCTCAGCTACGTCCTGCTCACGGGCATCTTCCTCTGCTACGCCACCACCTTCCTGATGATCGCCGAGCCCGACCTGAGCACCTGCTCCCTGCGGCGCATCTTCCTGGGGCTGGGCATGAGCATCAGCTACGCTGCGCTGCTCACCAAGACCAACCGCATCTACCGCATCTTCGAGCAGGGCAAGAAGTCGGTGAGCGCCCCGCGCTTCATCAGCCCCGCGTCACAGCTGGTCATCACCTTCAGCCTCATCTCGCTGCAGCTCGTCGGCGTCTGCATCTGGTTCATCGTGGACCCGTCCCACTCTGTCATTGACTACGAGGACCAGCGGACTACAAACCCCCACTTTGCCCGGGGCATCCTCAAATGTGACATTTCGGACCTGTCCCTCATCTGTTTGCTCGGGTACAGCATGCTCCTCATGGTCACCTGCACTGTGTACGCCATTAAGACCCGCGGGGTCCCGGAGACCTTTAACGAAGCCAAACCCATCGGGTTCACCATGTACACGACTTGCATTGTGTGGTTAGCCTTCATCCCGATATTTTTTGGGACGTCGCAGTCGGCGGAAAAG ATGTACATCCAGACCACGACGCTCACCATCTCGGTGAGTCTGAGTGCCTCGGTGTCCCTGGGCATGCTCTACATGCCCAAGGTGTACATCATCCTCTTCCACCCGGAGCAGAACGTCCCCAAGCGCAAGCGGAGCCTCAAGGCGGTGGTGACAGCGGCCACCATGTCCAACAAGTTCTCTCAGAAGGGAGGGTTCCGCCCCAACGGAGAGGCCAAGTCGGAGCTCTGCGAAAACCTGGAAACGCAAG CACTGGCCACCAAGCAGACCTACGTCAGCTACAGCAACCACGCCATTTag
- the GRM4 gene encoding metabotropic glutamate receptor 4 isoform X2 — protein sequence MGEEAPGIAAVGAATTNSELPPDPRQRLAQHWGPSWLWHHVGPTAQGGVCVAQSVKIPREPKPGEFDKIIRRLLETSHARAVIIFANEDDIRRVLEAAKRANQTGHFIWMGSDSWGSKIAPVLHLEEVAEGSVTILPKRVSVRGFDRYFSSRTLDNNRRNIWFAEFWEENFHCKLSRHALRKGSSIKKCTNRERIGQDSSYEQEGKVQFVIDAVYAMGHALHNMHKNLCPGKVGLCPRMDPVDGVELLKYIRNVNFSGIAGTPVTFNENGDAPGRYDIYQYQIRNSTPEYKVIGQWTDHLHLKVENMLWPGGGSQQPSSICSLPCKPGERKKLVKGIPCCWHCERCDGYQYQLDEFHCKRCHFNERPNENHTSCTPIPIIKLEWSSPWAVVPVFIAIVGIIATLFVVITFVRYNDTPIVKASGRELSYVLLTGIFLCYATTFLMIAEPDLSTCSLRRIFLGLGMSISYAALLTKTNRIYRIFEQGKKSVSAPRFISPASQLVITFSLISLQLVGVCIWFIVDPSHSVIDYEDQRTTNPHFARGILKCDISDLSLICLLGYSMLLMVTCTVYAIKTRGVPETFNEAKPIGFTMYTTCIVWLAFIPIFFGTSQSAEKMYIQTTTLTISVSLSASVSLGMLYMPKVYIILFHPEQNVPKRKRSLKAVVTAATMSNKFSQKGGFRPNGEAKSELCENLETQALATKQTYVSYSNHAI from the exons ATGGGCGAGGAGGCCCCGGGAATcgctgctgtgggtgctgctaCCACCAACTCGGAGCTGCCCCCAGACCCCAGGCAGAGGCTGGCACAGCACTGGGGTCCCTCGTGGCTCTGGCATCACGTCGGCCCCACTGCTCAGG GCGGGGTCTGCGTGGCCCAGTCCGTGAAGATCCCGAGGGAGCCCAAGCCGGGCGAGTTTGACAAGATCATCCGCCGCCTCCTGGAGACCTCCCATGCCCGCGCCGTCATCATCTTCGCCAACGAGGATGATATCAG AAGGGTGCTGGAGGCAGCCAAGAGAGCGAACCAGACAGGGCACTTCATCTGGATGGGCTCGGACAGCTGGGGCTCCAAAATTGCTCCTGTCCTGCACCTGGAGGAGGTGGCCGAGGGCTCTGTCACCATCTTGCCCAAGCGGGTCTCAGTCAGAG GTTTCGACCGCTACTTCTCCAGCAGGACCCTGGACAACAACCGCCGGAACATCTGGTTTGCTGAGTTCTGGGAGGAGAATTTCCACTGCAAGCTGAGCCGGCACGCACTcaggaagggcagcagcatcAAGAAATGCACCA ACCGGGAGCGGATCGGCCAGGACTCCTCGTACgagcaggaggggaaggtgcAGTTTGTCATCGACGCCGTCTACGCCATGGGACACGCCCTGCACAACATGCACAAGAACCTGTGCCCCGGCAAGGTGGGGCTGTGCCCCCGCATGGACCCGGTGGACGGTGTGGAGCTGCTCAAGTACATCCGCAACGTCAACTTCTCAG GCATTGCTGGGACTCCTGTGACATTCAATGAGAacggagatgctccagggcGTTACGACATCTACCAGTACCAGATCAGGAACTCCACCCCTGAGTACAAAGTCATCGGGCAGTGGACAGACCACCTGCACCTCAAG GTGGAGAATATGCTGTGGCCGGGGGGCGGGAGCCAGCAGCCCAGTTCCATCTGCAGCCTGCCCTGCAAGCCGGGCGAGAGGAAGAAGCTGGTGAAGGGCatcccctgctgctggcactgcgAGCGCTGCGACGGCTACCAGTACCAGCTGGACGAGTTCCACTGCAAGCGCTGCCACTTCAACGAGCGGCCCAACGAGAACCACACCAGCTGCACGCCCATCCCCATCATCAAGCTGGAGTGGAGCTCGCCCTGGGCTGTGGTGCCCGTGTTCATCGCCATCGTGGGCATCATCGCCACCCTGTTCGTGGTGATCACCTTCGTGCGCTACAACGACACGCCCATCGTCAAGGCGTCGGGGCGGGAGCTCAGCTACGTCCTGCTCACGGGCATCTTCCTCTGCTACGCCACCACCTTCCTGATGATCGCCGAGCCCGACCTGAGCACCTGCTCCCTGCGGCGCATCTTCCTGGGGCTGGGCATGAGCATCAGCTACGCTGCGCTGCTCACCAAGACCAACCGCATCTACCGCATCTTCGAGCAGGGCAAGAAGTCGGTGAGCGCCCCGCGCTTCATCAGCCCCGCGTCACAGCTGGTCATCACCTTCAGCCTCATCTCGCTGCAGCTCGTCGGCGTCTGCATCTGGTTCATCGTGGACCCGTCCCACTCTGTCATTGACTACGAGGACCAGCGGACTACAAACCCCCACTTTGCCCGGGGCATCCTCAAATGTGACATTTCGGACCTGTCCCTCATCTGTTTGCTCGGGTACAGCATGCTCCTCATGGTCACCTGCACTGTGTACGCCATTAAGACCCGCGGGGTCCCGGAGACCTTTAACGAAGCCAAACCCATCGGGTTCACCATGTACACGACTTGCATTGTGTGGTTAGCCTTCATCCCGATATTTTTTGGGACGTCGCAGTCGGCGGAAAAG ATGTACATCCAGACCACGACGCTCACCATCTCGGTGAGTCTGAGTGCCTCGGTGTCCCTGGGCATGCTCTACATGCCCAAGGTGTACATCATCCTCTTCCACCCGGAGCAGAACGTCCCCAAGCGCAAGCGGAGCCTCAAGGCGGTGGTGACAGCGGCCACCATGTCCAACAAGTTCTCTCAGAAGGGAGGGTTCCGCCCCAACGGAGAGGCCAAGTCGGAGCTCTGCGAAAACCTGGAAACGCAAG CACTGGCCACCAAGCAGACCTACGTCAGCTACAGCAACCACGCCATTTag